Proteins co-encoded in one Rhodopirellula bahusiensis genomic window:
- a CDS encoding RNA polymerase sigma factor yields MDHNSTQRMVAACIAGDQDAMRMLYERCSQRVYAQMVRMVGVQDADDATQQVFIHLFRKLDKFDGRSKLETWVYRLASNEALQFIRSRSRHSTDSLLDDPTGNSHDMREQTEQAEMLDVALSKINPELRVVLVLKEQEDLSYREIADAVGIPEGTVGSRLNRARADLREALLQLGWE; encoded by the coding sequence ATGGATCACAATTCCACGCAGCGAATGGTGGCTGCTTGCATCGCTGGCGATCAGGACGCGATGCGGATGCTATACGAGCGTTGTAGCCAGCGCGTGTACGCGCAGATGGTCCGCATGGTCGGCGTTCAGGATGCGGACGACGCGACGCAGCAAGTATTCATCCACCTGTTCCGCAAGTTGGATAAATTCGATGGTCGGTCGAAGTTGGAGACTTGGGTCTACCGCCTGGCTAGCAACGAAGCCTTGCAGTTCATTCGTTCCAGGTCTCGTCACTCGACGGACTCGTTGCTCGATGATCCCACGGGGAATTCGCACGACATGAGAGAGCAGACAGAGCAAGCTGAAATGCTGGACGTTGCGTTGTCAAAGATCAACCCAGAGCTGAGGGTCGTCTTGGTGCTCAAGGAGCAAGAGGATTTGTCATACCGCGAGATCGCCGACGCGGTCGGCATTCCAGAAGGCACGGTCGGTTCGAGGTTGAACCGTGCTCGTGCCGATCTGCGTGAAGCCTTGCTGCAGCTTGGTTGGGAATGA
- a CDS encoding TolC family protein → MYIRKSTVFSRNRKRHLLALSLVTLSVGGCASGPVRPNGSRHAAVSRPAVSEESLSDELPQPAPDASNESNFRTVGYGQPPQRGEVVLAAQLDLAAPMRLGDEEEDEPKTLGEMLEIEEEDGEQDADDEESADNDSQLSTPNPQLSTGQPVDYFISQALAAHPSIQAARQRVQAELERIPQVTALPDPQFNNTFWPLHDNALQTAGGRIANQMSLQQGVPFPDKLRTKGAIVSREAQIAQAEVERIERQITESVRLSYYEVWYATRAIAIIEESRDLVDDLAKVAEARYRSGGTQQDVLRAQLEIDRLDDQIVQLTKQLEMSQADLAALLQQPVSLLPQATEELGIADAPMQLDALISQAEQCNPSLRGLAAEIQRDRQKQRLACLQQYPDFMVGLNWGIVSDNHDVISPVANGNDNLSITFGTTLPIWREKINAGVREASRRTSSTQQRLEAERDEIYGRLRRLLAQADSLVEQTDIYEDRIIPRTEDTLKLAIADYRGERTDFFTLIETYRELLMFETQLARINASLAGTIAQIDRTVGCPY, encoded by the coding sequence ATGTACATACGAAAAAGCACCGTGTTTTCGCGAAATCGCAAGCGTCATTTGCTGGCCTTGTCCCTAGTCACGCTCTCCGTTGGCGGTTGTGCCAGCGGTCCCGTTCGCCCCAACGGGTCGCGGCACGCGGCCGTATCGCGACCGGCCGTCAGCGAAGAGTCATTAAGTGACGAACTCCCGCAGCCAGCTCCGGATGCTAGCAATGAATCGAATTTTCGGACCGTCGGGTATGGCCAGCCGCCACAGAGAGGTGAGGTCGTCCTGGCGGCACAACTAGATCTGGCGGCACCCATGCGTCTAGGAGATGAGGAAGAAGACGAGCCAAAGACGCTTGGAGAGATGCTTGAAATCGAGGAAGAAGATGGTGAGCAGGACGCCGATGACGAGGAAAGTGCTGACAACGACTCCCAGCTCTCAACTCCCAACCCCCAACTAAGCACCGGGCAACCCGTCGACTACTTCATTTCTCAGGCCCTGGCGGCTCACCCCAGCATTCAGGCTGCACGCCAACGTGTTCAGGCCGAATTGGAACGGATTCCACAGGTCACTGCATTGCCCGATCCCCAATTCAATAACACGTTCTGGCCGCTGCACGACAACGCGTTGCAAACCGCGGGTGGGCGGATCGCCAACCAGATGTCGCTGCAACAAGGTGTGCCATTCCCAGACAAACTGCGGACGAAGGGAGCGATCGTCAGCCGCGAAGCCCAAATTGCCCAAGCCGAGGTGGAACGCATCGAACGGCAGATCACTGAATCGGTTCGCTTGTCCTATTACGAAGTCTGGTACGCGACCCGTGCGATTGCGATCATTGAAGAATCTCGCGACCTGGTGGACGACCTCGCCAAGGTAGCCGAGGCTCGCTATCGCAGCGGCGGAACCCAGCAGGACGTGCTTCGCGCGCAGTTGGAAATCGACCGACTCGATGATCAGATCGTACAACTCACCAAGCAGTTGGAAATGTCACAGGCCGACCTCGCCGCGTTGTTGCAGCAACCCGTGTCTTTGTTGCCGCAAGCGACCGAGGAACTCGGCATTGCCGACGCTCCCATGCAACTGGACGCTTTGATCTCTCAAGCCGAACAATGCAACCCGAGCCTGCGAGGTTTGGCCGCAGAGATTCAGCGTGATCGCCAGAAACAACGGCTCGCTTGTTTGCAGCAATACCCCGACTTTATGGTTGGACTGAACTGGGGAATTGTCAGTGACAATCACGACGTGATCAGTCCCGTGGCCAACGGCAATGACAATCTCAGTATCACGTTCGGAACCACGCTTCCGATTTGGCGTGAGAAGATCAATGCCGGTGTTCGTGAAGCTTCACGACGAACAAGCAGCACGCAACAACGCCTGGAAGCCGAGCGTGACGAAATTTATGGTCGTCTGCGTCGTTTGCTTGCTCAAGCCGACTCACTCGTCGAGCAAACCGACATCTATGAAGATCGCATCATTCCAAGAACCGAAGACACGTTGAAGTTAGCGATCGCAGACTATCGTGGCGAACGTACCGACTTTTTCACCTTGATTGAAACGTATCGCGAACTATTGATGTTTGAGACGCAGCTTGCTCGCATCAACGCGTCCCTGGCCGGCACGATCGCCCAGATTGATCGCACGGTCGGCTGTCCGTATTGA
- a CDS encoding efflux RND transporter periplasmic adaptor subunit, whose product MSNHDPQNIKATDEDAEKSSEPAAQVTGESSVPENKEASSMNRNHQPSTNEEQDVSAETKSSDAKVDATDSAGPASQSESPVEAGTPEATASSAALAETKVAGFGWLLRVGVNAAAVTAVAALILVMIGFAQRSQWVTANGFSGGESEAVADAGGGEEKRYICPMMCTPPSTEPGRCPVCAMELVEATGGGGGDGISVTIESSARRLVGIQTATSKMGEMNRTIRTIGSIDFDESRLSTISAYIDGRLEELYADYVGVEVKEGDDLALIYSPKLYSAQTEYITSLESESVGRFSINSPDMLAMARENLSELGMTTGQIEDLRESRKPQSRIRIKSPQTGTVLEKAAVEGDYVKTGQKIYRIADLTSVWMMLDLFPDDASLVRFGQQVEAEIQSMPGEVFTGRVVFIDPTVDPVTRTVRVRVEVMNYDGKLRPGDYATARISVPAVPVDMVYDPALADKYISPMHPQVIRDEPGDCPLCGMDLIPTSQLGYSPKPVEAQRVVTVPRDSVLLTGERGVVYVETEPGRFEIRRVTVGAMNDDDAIIVEGMAAGETVATNGNFLIDSQMQLAGNPSLMDPSKAPSYSPGPLELPDRDPVMLAGQSGEQFDRAYDAYFEIQCAMAADMTPPPVALNTLLDSLNKLEMLAEVPDAAQTRFASARRGASRMDGSLETAREAYRSVSHAMLHAATIARGPKTAKSLVHMYCPMVPGGGGDWMQPGGELQNPYWGSEMLTCGETVRDLAMNAANGDGQEVSFKVVGFGTDNGEMQ is encoded by the coding sequence ATGTCAAATCACGATCCTCAAAATATAAAAGCAACCGACGAGGATGCGGAGAAAAGTTCCGAGCCAGCCGCTCAAGTAACTGGCGAATCATCCGTGCCTGAAAACAAGGAGGCGTCAAGCATGAATAGGAATCATCAGCCGAGTACGAACGAGGAGCAGGACGTGTCAGCGGAAACGAAGTCATCAGACGCCAAGGTCGACGCCACGGATTCAGCCGGCCCGGCAAGCCAGTCGGAATCACCGGTCGAAGCAGGCACTCCGGAAGCGACCGCTTCATCGGCCGCGTTGGCCGAAACGAAAGTCGCTGGATTTGGGTGGTTGTTGCGCGTCGGAGTCAATGCCGCTGCCGTCACCGCCGTGGCCGCTTTGATCTTGGTCATGATCGGATTCGCACAACGTTCCCAGTGGGTGACCGCCAATGGTTTCTCCGGCGGCGAGTCGGAAGCGGTTGCCGATGCGGGCGGCGGCGAGGAAAAACGATATATCTGCCCGATGATGTGTACTCCACCATCGACCGAACCGGGCCGATGCCCCGTTTGTGCCATGGAGTTGGTCGAAGCGACCGGCGGCGGTGGCGGCGATGGGATTTCGGTCACGATCGAATCCTCGGCGAGACGGCTGGTTGGTATTCAAACCGCGACCAGCAAAATGGGCGAGATGAATCGAACGATTCGCACGATCGGCTCGATCGACTTTGACGAAAGCCGACTGTCAACGATCTCCGCGTACATCGACGGGCGACTCGAAGAATTGTATGCCGACTATGTCGGTGTCGAAGTCAAAGAAGGCGACGATTTGGCATTGATTTATAGCCCCAAGTTGTACTCCGCACAGACCGAATACATCACCAGTTTGGAGAGTGAGTCGGTGGGACGATTCAGTATCAACAGCCCCGACATGCTGGCTATGGCACGTGAAAACCTTAGCGAACTCGGAATGACGACCGGGCAAATCGAAGACCTTCGCGAGAGTCGCAAGCCGCAGTCACGCATCCGAATCAAGTCGCCTCAAACGGGCACGGTATTGGAAAAGGCAGCAGTCGAAGGTGACTATGTCAAAACGGGTCAGAAGATTTATCGAATCGCGGACCTGACCTCAGTTTGGATGATGTTGGACCTATTCCCCGACGACGCTTCATTGGTTCGTTTCGGCCAGCAAGTGGAGGCAGAAATTCAGTCGATGCCGGGTGAAGTCTTCACCGGGCGCGTTGTATTCATCGACCCCACGGTCGACCCTGTAACCCGAACCGTTCGCGTTCGCGTCGAAGTGATGAACTATGACGGCAAGCTGCGGCCCGGCGACTATGCGACGGCTCGGATCAGCGTTCCCGCGGTTCCGGTCGACATGGTTTACGACCCGGCACTGGCTGACAAATACATCAGCCCGATGCACCCGCAAGTGATTCGCGATGAACCCGGCGATTGTCCCCTTTGTGGCATGGATTTGATTCCGACATCGCAACTGGGCTATTCGCCAAAACCCGTCGAGGCTCAGCGCGTTGTTACTGTGCCTCGTGACTCCGTGTTGCTGACGGGTGAGCGGGGTGTCGTCTATGTCGAAACCGAGCCGGGGCGTTTTGAGATTCGCCGCGTTACCGTCGGAGCGATGAATGACGACGACGCGATCATCGTCGAAGGCATGGCCGCCGGAGAAACGGTTGCAACCAACGGCAACTTCTTGATTGACTCGCAAATGCAGCTTGCGGGAAACCCGTCATTGATGGACCCCAGCAAGGCACCGAGTTATTCGCCCGGTCCGCTCGAACTTCCCGATCGCGATCCCGTCATGCTTGCGGGTCAATCGGGCGAGCAGTTCGATCGAGCCTACGACGCCTACTTTGAGATTCAATGTGCGATGGCGGCCGACATGACGCCACCACCCGTTGCGCTCAACACGCTGCTGGATTCACTCAACAAGCTGGAAATGTTGGCCGAAGTTCCTGACGCGGCACAAACACGATTCGCTAGCGCCCGTCGCGGAGCGTCTCGGATGGACGGTTCCCTGGAAACCGCTCGGGAGGCGTATCGCAGTGTCAGCCACGCGATGTTGCACGCCGCAACGATTGCACGCGGCCCTAAAACCGCCAAGTCGCTGGTCCACATGTATTGCCCGATGGTCCCCGGTGGTGGTGGCGATTGGATGCAACCCGGCGGTGAATTGCAAAACCCGTACTGGGGAAGCGAGATGCTGACGTGCGGCGAGACCGTTCGCGACTTGGCAATGAATGCCGCCAACGGCGATGGGCAAGAAGTGAGTTTCAAGGTGGTTGGATTCGGCACGGACAACGGAGAGATGCAATGA
- a CDS encoding efflux RND transporter permease subunit, translating into MLNLLIRFCVKEPWLVVMLTIGLSVGGWFAFKAVPIDAIPNVGENQVIVLTPWPGRSPKDIEDQVTYPLSVSLLAVPGAESVRGKSMFGYSFVQVTFKDSIDFYWARSRVSEQLGSAASQLPDGVVPQLGPDATGLGQVYYYTLQPPEDGMSLAELRSLQDFVVKYELQAVEGVSEVASIGGYVRQYQIEVDPDKLRFYNVSLDKLAMAIKGSNLDVGAKTVESTGMEFIVRGKGFLGTDGDKSKAVSDIEDTVILQRDGVPVRVSDVAQVQLGPDFRRGALDYNGAEAVGGVVVMRYGENPRVVIDRVKAKIAAIEPALKGVKIHGVYDRSGLIDETMATLTHALRDEIIITACIILLFLLHIRSSFVVAICLPAAVLMSFIAMHFVGVEANIMSLAGIAIAIGTMVDMGIIVSENIYQHLADWEKEDGATKAGADREKSRTEVVYEATIEVAPAVVTAVLTTIVSFLPVFFLTGRDYRLFSPLAYTKTFAIAAAMITAVTIVPALSRIMLRSANYQKLSAAMAAISLSGLLAAMSHFLWGDDLGGYFGLETWIITVAAGVIGLVAGWQLLRERIRPIEEIPSSRFVRWIYAARLRHALNHKAFALSFPAMLLVLGLGAYFGLPTILQPVERTARVFGAELNDFPGYVDAKHVFTGLQSDDWIALDEGSWFYMPTLYPAASFSQAMQVLQTQDVLIGQIPEVKDVLGKIGRVESALDPAPAAMVETYVMLKPESEWREGVTARDVWDEINKVATLPGVTPASALQPIEGRVVMLQSGIKAPMAIRVYGDDLKTLASAAMDVAGTLKKSPVINEGTVNPDIVLGKPYIEFTVDREAASRYGMSASMVNQVIETALGGMNLIKTVEGRERYPVRLRYNRDLRERIDQLNRLPVVTHSGAVVPLEELATLETTWGPGAINSENGRLVAHVSFMTNGSQGDLESVTAIEDQLREAQSLPPTHPDHLGLPAGYSLEAVGSFRNQIEANLRLMWIIPVVIVINLLLIYFEFRNLPIAMAVFTGIPVAFAGGMILVAWMEVELNTAVWVGFIALFGLAVDDGVVMATYIHQLLQKRKITSVQEIRDTVYEAGLKRIRPCMMTTVTTLAALVPVLIATGRGADVARAMAIPVFGGMLAEPFTSFIVPTLYSAYLEMKMRFGFEDELWEGTEEIAAVEEVKQAA; encoded by the coding sequence ATGTTAAATCTACTCATTCGCTTTTGCGTTAAGGAACCGTGGCTGGTCGTCATGCTGACGATCGGCCTCAGCGTCGGCGGCTGGTTCGCATTCAAGGCAGTGCCGATCGACGCGATTCCGAATGTCGGTGAGAACCAGGTCATTGTGTTGACCCCTTGGCCGGGGCGTTCACCGAAAGACATTGAAGACCAAGTCACTTATCCGCTGAGTGTTTCGTTGCTGGCCGTGCCCGGCGCGGAATCCGTTCGCGGGAAAAGCATGTTCGGCTACAGCTTTGTGCAGGTGACGTTCAAGGATTCAATTGACTTCTACTGGGCGCGAAGTCGAGTCTCGGAGCAACTCGGCAGTGCCGCATCGCAGTTGCCCGATGGTGTCGTTCCGCAACTCGGTCCTGATGCAACCGGACTCGGGCAAGTTTACTACTACACGCTGCAACCGCCCGAAGACGGCATGAGTCTCGCCGAACTTCGCAGCCTGCAGGACTTCGTTGTGAAGTACGAATTGCAAGCGGTCGAAGGTGTCAGCGAAGTCGCGTCGATTGGTGGTTACGTCCGCCAATATCAAATCGAGGTCGATCCCGACAAACTGCGATTCTACAACGTCTCGCTTGACAAACTGGCGATGGCAATCAAGGGGTCGAACCTGGATGTCGGTGCCAAGACGGTCGAATCGACAGGAATGGAATTCATCGTTCGCGGCAAAGGTTTCCTGGGAACTGATGGTGATAAGTCCAAAGCCGTTTCCGACATCGAAGATACGGTCATTCTGCAACGAGACGGTGTGCCGGTCCGTGTGAGTGACGTGGCGCAGGTTCAACTAGGACCCGATTTTCGTCGCGGAGCGTTGGATTACAACGGTGCCGAAGCGGTCGGCGGCGTTGTGGTGATGCGCTATGGCGAGAACCCTCGCGTGGTCATTGACCGTGTCAAAGCCAAGATCGCTGCGATCGAACCGGCGCTCAAAGGTGTCAAGATTCACGGCGTGTACGACCGCAGCGGTTTGATTGACGAGACGATGGCAACGCTGACGCACGCATTGCGAGATGAGATCATCATCACCGCGTGCATCATTCTGCTGTTCCTGCTTCACATTCGCAGCAGTTTTGTCGTTGCGATCTGTTTGCCAGCCGCCGTTTTGATGTCCTTCATCGCGATGCACTTCGTGGGAGTCGAGGCAAACATCATGTCGCTGGCGGGCATTGCCATCGCGATCGGCACGATGGTCGACATGGGGATCATCGTCTCCGAAAATATTTATCAGCATTTAGCAGACTGGGAGAAGGAGGACGGTGCGACAAAGGCTGGAGCAGACCGGGAGAAATCGCGAACCGAAGTCGTCTACGAGGCAACGATCGAAGTCGCTCCCGCCGTTGTCACGGCCGTCTTGACGACAATTGTTAGTTTCTTGCCGGTGTTCTTTTTAACCGGGCGTGACTACCGACTGTTCTCACCACTGGCATACACAAAAACGTTCGCCATTGCCGCCGCGATGATTACGGCGGTCACGATCGTTCCCGCACTCAGTCGTATCATGCTGCGAAGTGCGAACTATCAGAAACTGTCGGCAGCGATGGCCGCGATCTCGCTCTCGGGATTGCTGGCCGCGATGTCGCACTTCCTGTGGGGCGATGATTTGGGCGGATATTTTGGTCTGGAAACCTGGATCATCACCGTCGCAGCGGGCGTTATCGGTCTGGTCGCCGGTTGGCAGTTGCTTCGCGAACGCATTCGACCGATCGAAGAAATTCCTTCCAGCCGTTTCGTTCGTTGGATTTATGCGGCACGTTTGCGGCACGCGTTGAATCACAAAGCGTTCGCGCTTTCGTTCCCCGCCATGTTGCTGGTCTTGGGACTGGGGGCCTACTTTGGTTTACCTACCATTCTGCAACCGGTCGAACGCACCGCCCGTGTGTTCGGTGCCGAACTAAACGACTTCCCCGGCTATGTCGATGCCAAGCACGTTTTTACGGGACTGCAAAGCGACGACTGGATTGCGCTGGACGAAGGCAGTTGGTTCTACATGCCGACGCTGTATCCGGCAGCCAGCTTTTCGCAAGCGATGCAGGTGTTGCAAACGCAAGACGTGTTGATCGGCCAGATTCCTGAGGTCAAAGACGTGCTCGGCAAGATCGGTCGCGTTGAATCGGCGCTGGACCCGGCTCCCGCGGCGATGGTCGAAACCTACGTCATGCTTAAACCTGAAAGCGAATGGCGCGAGGGCGTGACGGCGCGTGATGTTTGGGACGAGATCAACAAAGTCGCCACACTTCCGGGAGTCACTCCCGCGTCCGCTTTGCAACCGATCGAAGGCCGAGTCGTGATGCTGCAATCGGGCATCAAGGCACCGATGGCGATTCGGGTGTATGGCGACGACCTGAAGACGCTAGCCAGCGCCGCGATGGACGTGGCGGGAACGTTGAAGAAGTCACCGGTTATCAACGAGGGAACGGTGAACCCAGACATCGTGCTCGGAAAACCCTATATCGAATTCACGGTCGATCGCGAAGCCGCCTCTCGTTACGGCATGAGCGCTTCGATGGTCAACCAAGTCATCGAGACAGCCCTCGGCGGAATGAATCTGATCAAGACCGTCGAAGGCCGCGAAAGGTATCCCGTGCGATTGCGTTACAACCGTGATCTTCGCGAACGCATCGACCAACTCAATCGACTTCCCGTGGTCACGCACAGTGGAGCGGTCGTGCCGTTGGAAGAATTAGCAACGCTGGAAACGACTTGGGGACCGGGAGCGATCAACAGCGAGAACGGACGGCTGGTTGCTCACGTTTCCTTCATGACGAATGGTTCGCAGGGCGATTTGGAATCGGTGACGGCGATCGAAGATCAACTTCGTGAGGCTCAATCGCTTCCGCCAACACACCCGGATCACTTAGGGCTTCCCGCCGGGTACTCGCTCGAGGCGGTGGGCAGTTTTCGTAACCAGATCGAGGCCAACTTGCGGTTGATGTGGATTATCCCCGTGGTGATCGTGATCAATTTGTTGTTGATCTATTTTGAATTTCGCAACTTGCCGATCGCGATGGCCGTCTTCACCGGCATTCCGGTCGCTTTTGCAGGCGGCATGATCCTGGTGGCATGGATGGAGGTGGAACTCAACACCGCCGTCTGGGTTGGCTTCATCGCGTTATTCGGCCTCGCCGTGGACGATGGCGTCGTGATGGCGACTTACATCCATCAGTTGCTGCAAAAACGAAAGATCACGTCGGTTCAAGAAATCCGTGACACCGTTTACGAGGCAGGGCTGAAACGCATTCGACCCTGCATGATGACGACGGTAACGACCCTAGCCGCACTGGTGCCCGTGTTGATCGCGACCGGTCGTGGAGCCGACGTGGCCCGCGCGATGGCGATCCCGGTCTTTGGTGGCATGCTTGCCGAGCCGTTCACGTCGTTCATCGTGCCAACGCTCTACAGCGCCTACTTGGAAATGAAGATGCGGTTCGGGTTTGAGGATGAGCTTTGGGAAGGAACAGAAGAAATAGCGGCTGTTGAGGAGGTTAAACAGGCCGCTTGA
- a CDS encoding GNAT family N-acetyltransferase — protein MPFLTRLKQLPYRVMRRFAIANQTLFFGCELVSLSGVPCPEGLTAVQWSENDLLQHQGEEHYLDESHATWLGDGRAICFAVMDEEKLAGFAWIALGDVPGEMNHDGHPDTQLPLFLPDDTGFVFHVFILPAYRGQRLYAALMSYAAEQLPDHGVGKLLLTTECTNRSALRSVNRMGFREVGRAWLIKVGPICSVGYPEQPFFGGVRTGAYVGDLHERIND, from the coding sequence ATGCCCTTCCTTACTCGTCTAAAACAGTTGCCTTACCGGGTGATGCGTCGATTCGCGATCGCGAATCAAACGCTGTTCTTTGGTTGCGAGCTTGTTAGTCTTTCGGGCGTACCCTGCCCGGAAGGCTTGACGGCGGTGCAATGGTCCGAGAACGATCTTTTGCAGCACCAGGGAGAGGAACACTACCTCGACGAGAGCCACGCGACTTGGCTGGGCGACGGGCGAGCGATTTGCTTCGCAGTCATGGACGAGGAGAAGCTCGCTGGATTCGCTTGGATTGCCCTGGGCGATGTTCCAGGAGAAATGAATCACGATGGCCATCCCGATACGCAGCTTCCCCTTTTTCTGCCGGATGATACTGGCTTCGTTTTTCATGTTTTCATCCTGCCTGCCTATCGTGGTCAGCGTTTGTACGCGGCGTTGATGTCCTATGCGGCGGAGCAACTGCCGGATCACGGTGTCGGAAAATTACTCTTGACCACTGAATGCACGAACAGATCGGCGCTTCGCAGTGTCAATCGGATGGGCTTTCGCGAAGTCGGTCGCGCTTGGTTGATCAAAGTCGGACCGATTTGCAGCGTCGGCTATCCAGAGCAGCCTTTCTTTGGTGGAGTCCGAACGGGTGCTTACGTCGGCGACCTGCACGAACGAATCAACGATTGA
- a CDS encoding PP2C family protein-serine/threonine phosphatase, translating to MKRIRTPLFWRRLPLARQLLLAVNSFLLIMISGFLVVDHRLRVRREVGQTRVALAEEAKTLYESAVAVEGENSDAVQKLVDSVCARMNSDESPGHHIALQWRGELLQAKSHGRSSPEMFDAMMAAAHGHVDAEPMAEAMVVGAFQGPAGQVLVSEQRSNILAVAREALIRQMIAVFLAGSLAAFLVNLVLRKIVTKPIRRLVTSLQSVGDGNLESRVDVHSCRELTYLGEQFNDMAAKLDAAERDRRIHMSKAKAIQQNLRPSSEVIPGLNIAELFEPAEDVGGDYYDVIRLNDNSTLLCIADVCGHGVPAAMAATLLKAFVAEAAKQSRHPAEILTRVNQQYHEYVMLGYFATMVLVRIDMAEKQLVYANAGHELPFLQCGQEPVQRLDHSDLILGVEEDTTYEESRRSICSGTKLVLVSDGVTEAFNPDDEQFGTERVTDTIEQAIGENASELVQRFAKALGSFRNDRDAFDDTTLVVAELVEEDDRLNESES from the coding sequence ATGAAGCGAATAAGAACGCCTTTGTTTTGGCGGCGACTTCCCCTGGCCCGTCAACTACTGCTGGCGGTGAACTCGTTTCTGCTGATCATGATCAGTGGTTTCTTGGTGGTGGACCACCGATTGCGGGTGCGGCGGGAGGTTGGGCAAACCAGAGTCGCTTTGGCCGAAGAAGCCAAAACGCTGTACGAATCTGCTGTTGCTGTCGAAGGCGAGAACTCAGACGCGGTGCAGAAATTGGTCGACAGCGTGTGCGCCCGAATGAACTCCGACGAATCGCCTGGGCACCACATTGCGTTACAATGGCGAGGTGAACTGCTGCAGGCAAAATCGCACGGGCGTTCATCGCCGGAGATGTTTGATGCAATGATGGCAGCGGCCCATGGACACGTCGACGCGGAACCAATGGCTGAGGCGATGGTGGTCGGCGCGTTTCAGGGACCGGCCGGGCAAGTACTCGTTTCGGAACAACGGTCGAACATTCTTGCGGTCGCTCGCGAGGCGCTGATTCGTCAGATGATCGCCGTGTTTCTCGCCGGTTCGCTCGCCGCGTTCTTAGTAAACCTTGTGTTGCGAAAGATCGTGACCAAACCGATTCGTCGATTGGTAACGTCATTGCAGAGCGTTGGTGATGGGAATCTGGAATCACGAGTCGACGTGCATAGCTGTCGAGAGCTGACCTATCTTGGCGAGCAATTCAACGACATGGCGGCGAAGTTGGATGCGGCCGAACGGGATCGTCGCATTCATATGAGCAAAGCGAAAGCGATCCAACAAAACCTTCGGCCCAGTTCGGAAGTCATCCCGGGGCTAAACATCGCCGAACTGTTCGAGCCTGCCGAAGATGTCGGCGGCGACTACTACGACGTCATCCGTCTGAACGACAACTCAACGCTGTTGTGTATCGCCGATGTTTGCGGGCATGGTGTACCTGCGGCGATGGCAGCGACGTTGTTGAAGGCGTTTGTTGCCGAGGCGGCTAAGCAGTCTCGGCATCCGGCAGAAATTCTGACGCGTGTCAATCAGCAGTATCACGAGTACGTCATGTTGGGTTATTTTGCCACGATGGTACTTGTGCGGATTGACATGGCGGAAAAACAACTAGTCTACGCGAATGCTGGCCATGAACTTCCATTTTTGCAATGTGGTCAAGAGCCGGTTCAGCGGCTGGACCACAGTGACTTGATACTGGGTGTCGAAGAGGACACAACGTACGAAGAAAGCCGCCGTTCGATCTGCAGCGGAACCAAACTGGTATTGGTCAGTGATGGCGTTACCGAGGCCTTTAACCCTGACGACGAACAGTTCGGTACCGAGCGTGTGACTGACACGATCGAACAGGCGATCGGCGAAAACGCATCGGAGTTAGTGCAACGGTTTGCGAAGGCACTTGGTTCGTTTCGCAATGATCGCGACGCCTTCGATGACACGACACTGGTTGTGGCGGAACTGGTGGAAGAGGATGATCGTTTGAACGAATCGGAAAGTTAA